In Veillonellaceae bacterium, the following are encoded in one genomic region:
- a CDS encoding polysaccharide deacetylase family protein, with amino-acid sequence MDSANSVRQQAFYRMGDPSKPQVALTFDDGPDVQWTPQILDVLDQKGAKATFFVLGREVEKNPQIAARIVQEGHVIGNHGYSHTVLTRLSSSQISLELARANNAISAATGVQPRLLRPVGGAFNQTVLNTAAQNGYSVILWSVDPQDWKGINATAVVNRVIANTRQGSIILLHSGEGPNLTGTVQGLPKIIDQLRAKGLQLVTIPELLGLQAYR; translated from the coding sequence TTGGATAGCGCCAACTCAGTACGCCAACAGGCTTTTTATCGCATGGGCGATCCTTCTAAACCGCAGGTGGCCTTAACCTTTGACGATGGTCCTGATGTCCAGTGGACACCGCAGATACTGGATGTCCTTGATCAAAAAGGCGCTAAAGCTACCTTTTTTGTCCTGGGACGCGAAGTTGAAAAAAATCCGCAAATCGCCGCCCGTATTGTTCAGGAAGGTCATGTTATCGGTAACCATGGCTATTCCCATACCGTACTGACGAGACTGTCTTCAAGCCAAATCTCGTTAGAACTTGCGCGCGCGAACAATGCCATTTCAGCGGCAACTGGGGTTCAACCGCGTTTACTGCGGCCGGTAGGCGGTGCCTTCAACCAAACAGTACTGAACACAGCGGCTCAAAATGGTTATTCAGTTATTCTTTGGTCAGTCGATCCCCAGGACTGGAAAGGAATAAATGCCACTGCTGTTGTAAATCGGGTAATAGCTAATACCAGGCAAGGCAGCATTATCCTCCTTCACAGCGGCGAAGGTCCGAATTTAACGGGAACTGTTCAAGGACTGCCTAAAATAATTGACCAGTTAAGGGCCAAGGGGCTGCAGCTCGTTACCATTCCGGAGCTGCTGGGTCTGCAAGCTTATAGGTAA
- a CDS encoding D-TA family PLP-dependent enzyme: MENNLYSMQKKADKYGVNLRPHTKTHRMPELAKLQMKLGACGITVAKVGEAEVMANNGLTNIFIANEIVGKTKLERIKALNRKITIRIGVDNEYQVNQLEEVFENEEKGIEVLIEIEVGENRSGVITVDQLINLANHIKRKKKVILKGVFSHEGHSYKAKDPETCIKASIESQQRTLHAGNLLKELGIAIDTISIGATPSMMHAEIVEGITEIRPGTYIFMDVGQGSAINDFTKCAATVLTTVISKPTEERIVLDAGAKSLTSQNRSEGICSTQGYGLVKNSDNIRLSGVFDEHGLIYSKAFSEYIQVGDKIEVIPNHICPTCNLYEKAYLVSKCSIIKEVPILCKGKSQ, translated from the coding sequence ATGGAAAACAATTTGTATTCTATGCAAAAGAAAGCCGATAAATATGGGGTAAACTTAAGACCTCATACTAAAACCCATCGAATGCCTGAGCTCGCCAAACTGCAGATGAAATTAGGCGCATGCGGCATAACAGTTGCAAAAGTTGGCGAGGCTGAAGTAATGGCCAATAACGGTCTGACCAATATTTTCATTGCCAATGAAATCGTCGGCAAAACAAAGTTAGAAAGAATTAAAGCTTTAAACAGAAAAATCACCATCAGAATCGGTGTCGACAATGAATACCAAGTCAACCAACTGGAAGAAGTCTTTGAAAATGAAGAAAAAGGCATAGAAGTGCTAATAGAAATTGAGGTCGGCGAAAACCGTTCGGGGGTAATCACCGTTGACCAGCTGATTAATCTTGCAAACCACATTAAACGTAAAAAGAAAGTCATTCTTAAAGGCGTTTTCTCGCATGAAGGTCATTCATATAAAGCTAAAGATCCCGAAACATGTATCAAAGCGTCAATCGAGAGCCAACAAAGAACGCTACACGCCGGTAATCTCCTTAAAGAGTTAGGAATAGCTATTGATACAATAAGCATCGGCGCAACTCCGTCGATGATGCACGCTGAAATAGTTGAGGGGATAACGGAAATACGGCCGGGAACATATATCTTTATGGATGTCGGTCAAGGCAGCGCGATTAATGATTTCACTAAATGCGCCGCAACTGTTTTAACTACTGTTATCAGCAAACCAACCGAGGAAAGAATCGTACTGGACGCCGGTGCTAAATCGCTGACGTCCCAAAACCGCAGTGAAGGTATCTGCTCAACCCAGGGCTACGGCCTTGTCAAAAACTCAGATAACATCAGGCTAAGCGGCGTATTTGACGAACACGGACTGATTTACAGTAAAGCGTTTAGTGAATATATTCAGGTCGGCGACAAAATTGAAGTTATTCCGAATCATATCTGTCCGACCTGCAACCTATATGAGAAAGCCTATTTAGTATCAAAATGTTCTATTATTAAAGAAGTTCCAATTCTATGTAAGGGCAAGTCGCAATAA
- a CDS encoding MFS transporter, which produces MNFNLSLETSVLIVVMMTSFLAPFMGSSINLAIPAIGAEFSGSTVFLSWVVSGYLLASAAFLLPFGRLADIIGRKKVLITGLILFSLFALLSGLAWSAESIIIFRVGHGIATSMIFGTGMAIITSVYPPQKRGFAIGVIASATYVGLSLGPVIGGLMVHYLGWRSIFYFSSLAGIIAAVLALWRLKGEWAGAKGEKFDLLGSLCYMLAITTILYGLSSVSTDSWGKYALGLGIILLGLFLFYESKHPYPILHIGLFRHNTIFAFSNLAAMINYSATFAVGFMVSLLLQVVMRIDSDVAGLILLSQPLIMALFSPYAGSISDRIEPRIVASIGMGLNTLGLFVFSFVTSSTPLWLLMVNLAIIGLGFALFSSPNNNAIMGSVEKQFYGVASSTLGTARLTGQAMSMAIVTLLLSVYVGGADLTQNHADLLLVGFRATFLVFTVLCAGGVLASLARGKMN; this is translated from the coding sequence ATGAATTTTAATCTTTCACTAGAAACGTCCGTCCTGATAGTCGTTATGATGACATCCTTCCTCGCCCCATTTATGGGCAGTTCAATAAATCTTGCTATTCCGGCTATCGGTGCCGAGTTCAGCGGCAGTACCGTTTTTCTCAGTTGGGTAGTGTCAGGTTATTTGCTTGCATCGGCCGCATTTCTGCTTCCGTTTGGCCGGCTGGCCGATATTATTGGCCGCAAAAAGGTGCTGATTACCGGACTGATTCTATTTTCACTTTTCGCCCTGTTGTCGGGATTGGCTTGGTCCGCAGAGTCGATTATTATTTTTCGGGTGGGGCACGGGATTGCAACTTCCATGATCTTTGGAACGGGTATGGCTATTATTACGTCGGTCTATCCGCCGCAGAAACGCGGGTTCGCAATCGGCGTAATAGCTTCGGCAACCTATGTAGGTTTATCACTGGGACCGGTTATCGGCGGCTTAATGGTTCACTACCTTGGCTGGCGAAGCATTTTTTACTTCTCGTCTCTAGCCGGTATTATAGCAGCAGTATTAGCTTTATGGCGCCTTAAAGGCGAATGGGCGGGCGCTAAAGGTGAGAAGTTTGATTTGCTAGGCAGCCTTTGCTATATGCTGGCCATCACGACAATCTTGTATGGACTATCTTCAGTATCTACAGACAGCTGGGGAAAATACGCCTTAGGGCTAGGTATCATTTTGCTTGGTCTATTCCTTTTTTACGAATCTAAACACCCCTATCCTATTCTTCACATTGGTCTTTTTCGCCACAACACTATTTTTGCCTTTTCAAACCTTGCGGCTATGATAAATTATAGCGCCACCTTTGCTGTCGGCTTTATGGTCTCGCTGCTACTGCAGGTTGTTATGAGAATAGACTCCGATGTAGCAGGATTAATTTTACTGTCGCAGCCACTAATAATGGCCTTATTCTCGCCCTATGCCGGTTCAATCTCTGATCGAATCGAACCGCGCATCGTTGCTTCAATAGGGATGGGGCTTAACACGCTCGGCCTTTTTGTGTTTAGTTTTGTAACCTCCAGTACCCCATTATGGTTGTTAATGGTTAATTTAGCCATTATTGGCCTCGGGTTTGCTTTATTTTCATCCCCTAATAATAACGCTATCATGGGTTCAGTTGAGAAGCAGTTTTATGGTGTCGCTTCCTCTACACTTGGTACGGCCCGGCTCACCGGGCAGGCAATGAGCATGGCAATCGTTACGCTTTTACTGTCCGTCTATGTCGGCGGCGCCGATCTTACGCAAAACCACGCTGATTTACTGCTCGTAGGTTTTCGCGCAACCTTCCTTGTCTTTACTGTTCTTTGTGCCGGCGGAGTCTTAGCGTCGCTGGCAAGAGGCAAAATGAATTAA
- a CDS encoding EamA family transporter, which produces MTTWSYALIVAAAVLWGIISLFVKGLAAYGFTILQIVAIRVALSAIILALYIAVKDRSQLRIKLTDAKYFIGTGIFSIAFFNWCYFSAIQEISVAVAAILLYTAPAFVLLLSRLLFGERLTTQKIVALVVTFSGCTLVVGAFPNFQATISFYGLAAGLGAGFGYALYSIFGKFALRHCSAMTVTVYTFIFAAAAMLPISGLWQVKTLLLQWPAALYAIGFSLFSTVIAYLCYTVALNHIEAGRAAIIATLEPIVAALVGTMFFGEVLSYWQVSGIVLVIAAVASVQLNNEC; this is translated from the coding sequence TTGACGACTTGGTCTTATGCTTTAATTGTGGCTGCAGCCGTTTTATGGGGCATTATTTCGCTCTTTGTAAAAGGATTGGCAGCATATGGGTTCACTATATTGCAGATTGTTGCCATCCGGGTTGCACTCAGCGCAATTATCCTGGCGCTTTATATTGCCGTTAAGGACAGGAGCCAATTAAGAATAAAGTTGACTGACGCTAAATACTTTATTGGAACAGGAATATTCAGCATTGCGTTTTTTAACTGGTGCTATTTTAGCGCCATTCAGGAAATCTCAGTGGCAGTGGCTGCCATTCTTCTTTATACTGCCCCTGCGTTTGTTTTGTTATTATCGCGGCTGTTATTCGGCGAAAGACTGACAACTCAAAAAATAGTAGCCTTAGTCGTAACTTTCAGCGGCTGTACGCTTGTAGTGGGCGCTTTTCCAAACTTCCAAGCGACGATATCATTTTACGGGTTGGCTGCCGGGCTTGGGGCGGGATTTGGTTATGCACTATACAGTATATTCGGCAAATTTGCGCTTCGTCATTGCAGTGCGATGACAGTTACAGTATATACCTTTATATTTGCAGCTGCGGCAATGCTGCCGATCAGCGGACTATGGCAAGTAAAGACACTGCTTTTACAATGGCCAGCGGCCCTCTACGCAATCGGCTTCAGCCTTTTTTCCACCGTCATTGCTTACTTGTGCTATACTGTTGCGTTAAATCATATCGAAGCCGGACGGGCCGCCATCATTGCTACTCTTGAGCCGATCGTAGCAGCGCTAGTAGGCACAATGTTTTTCGGCGAGGTTCTTAGTTACTGGCAAGTGAGCGGCATTGTTCTCGTAATTGCTGCGGTTGCGTCTGTCCAATTGAACAATGAGTGCTAA
- a CDS encoding methyltransferase: protein MPNLNNLTVPQELLVVGAALKGGVFESLYEKPATLEALVKDLAMDSRAAWTVVEALISLGYIKRKDEVLELTPEAVQLFFDETSEHYIGYSLIHTFNVIRSWTNLPEILKTGQPPERVRDEQDARGFMAAMKKSAKQVADWLVDICLAGLPANPRILDIGGGPLNYARPFATAGASVTVQDLPEICKLMGPTILPGEDIKFSVGDFTETITPGQFDLAFLGNICHIYGANENIRLFKRVNGSLMDGGRIAILDFVRGESSMAELFAVNMLANTKTGGTWTLQQYTDWLKSAGFSQVEMHSKNDRQIITAHK from the coding sequence ATGCCAAATCTAAACAACCTTACGGTTCCGCAGGAATTGTTAGTAGTTGGCGCAGCCTTGAAGGGAGGAGTTTTCGAAAGCTTGTACGAAAAACCGGCCACGTTAGAGGCGTTAGTTAAGGATTTAGCGATGGATTCGAGGGCAGCTTGGACGGTAGTAGAGGCGCTTATTTCCCTTGGCTATATAAAAAGAAAGGACGAAGTGCTAGAGTTAACTCCGGAAGCAGTACAATTATTTTTCGACGAAACCAGTGAACATTATATTGGCTACTCGCTTATACATACCTTCAATGTTATTAGATCCTGGACTAACCTGCCGGAAATACTCAAGACAGGGCAGCCCCCGGAGCGGGTGCGGGATGAACAGGATGCCCGGGGTTTTATGGCTGCTATGAAAAAGAGTGCGAAGCAAGTTGCCGACTGGCTTGTGGATATTTGTCTGGCCGGTCTGCCGGCAAATCCCCGTATTCTTGATATTGGCGGAGGGCCGCTGAATTATGCCCGTCCTTTTGCAACTGCCGGAGCATCAGTCACTGTTCAGGACTTACCGGAAATTTGTAAGCTTATGGGACCAACTATCTTACCCGGCGAAGATATTAAATTTTCAGTTGGCGATTTTACTGAAACTATTACGCCCGGTCAATTCGATCTGGCTTTTCTGGGCAATATCTGTCATATCTACGGTGCAAATGAGAATATCCGGTTATTTAAGCGAGTAAATGGCTCGTTGATGGACGGCGGACGTATCGCGATTTTGGATTTTGTCAGAGGTGAAAGCTCAATGGCTGAACTTTTTGCCGTTAATATGCTGGCAAATACCAAAACCGGCGGTACATGGACGTTGCAACAGTATACTGACTGGCTTAAATCAGCCGGCTTTAGTCAAGTTGAGATGCATAGTAAAAATGATCGGCAGATTATTACCGCGCATAAATAA
- a CDS encoding LamB/YcsF family protein, whose translation MKKSVDLNSDLGESFGAYTLGLDQDVLRQISSANIACGCHAGDPMVMKKTVGLAKELGVAIGAHPGFPDLVGFGRRQMALSPDEVKNYVIYQVGALEAFAKATKAKLQHVKPHGALYNMAVKDEKLAAAIAEAIAAVNPELIFVGLAGSQMIKAGQQVGLRVANEVFADRGYNSDGTLIMRGQPGAMIYDPEEAAARVIKMVAEGTITAADGQEIAICADTVCLHGDSPGAVEMARTIRMRLEEAGIQISPLSQK comes from the coding sequence TTGAAAAAAAGTGTTGATTTGAACTCAGACCTTGGGGAAAGTTTTGGCGCCTATACTCTCGGTCTTGACCAGGACGTGCTCCGGCAGATAAGTTCAGCAAATATTGCTTGCGGTTGTCATGCCGGAGATCCAATGGTCATGAAAAAAACAGTAGGACTAGCTAAAGAATTAGGGGTTGCAATCGGGGCGCATCCGGGCTTTCCGGACCTTGTAGGCTTTGGCCGCCGTCAGATGGCCTTATCTCCTGACGAGGTAAAAAACTATGTAATTTATCAGGTGGGAGCGTTAGAGGCTTTTGCAAAAGCCACAAAAGCCAAACTCCAGCACGTCAAGCCGCATGGAGCTTTATACAATATGGCAGTCAAAGATGAAAAACTAGCCGCAGCAATTGCTGAGGCTATTGCTGCCGTTAATCCGGAACTGATTTTTGTCGGTCTTGCCGGTTCCCAGATGATCAAGGCCGGACAGCAGGTTGGTCTGCGGGTGGCCAATGAAGTGTTTGCCGATCGGGGTTATAACAGCGATGGTACGTTGATAATGCGGGGTCAGCCCGGGGCCATGATTTATGACCCGGAAGAGGCGGCAGCCCGAGTGATTAAAATGGTAGCCGAGGGCACAATTACAGCTGCCGATGGCCAAGAGATAGCAATTTGTGCCGATACCGTCTGCCTGCATGGTGACAGCCCTGGCGCAGTGGAAATGGCAAGGACTATTCGTATGAGGCTGGAAGAAGCCGGAATTCAGATTTCTCCGCTTAGTCAAAAATAG
- a CDS encoding putative hydro-lyase, whose protein sequence is MLDYTALSPSEIRACIRRGEWRRPTAGLAPGVAQANLVFLPKVLAFDFLLFCQRNPKPCPVLDVTDAGNPEPKIAAPGADLRTEIPKYRIYKKGAFVDEVTDIVSYWREDLVAFLLGCSFSFESSMLRADVPVRHIEENCNVPMYITNIDCQPAGMFKGPLVVSMRPLPPGKVVKAVQITSRFPAVHGAPVHIGDPAQIGIKDLSKPDFGDAVTINPGETPVFWACGCTPQAVAMEAKPEFMITHAPGHMFITDIKDESIATL, encoded by the coding sequence TTGTTGGATTATACAGCTCTTTCACCGTCGGAAATACGGGCCTGCATTCGCCGCGGTGAATGGCGGCGACCAACAGCCGGTTTGGCGCCGGGGGTTGCCCAGGCTAATCTTGTGTTCTTACCTAAAGTACTAGCCTTTGATTTTCTGCTGTTTTGTCAGCGCAATCCTAAGCCTTGTCCGGTTTTAGATGTAACTGATGCCGGAAACCCGGAACCCAAAATCGCGGCCCCCGGTGCAGACTTACGTACTGAAATTCCCAAATACCGGATTTATAAAAAAGGAGCTTTTGTTGACGAAGTCACCGATATAGTAAGCTACTGGCGGGAGGATTTAGTGGCTTTTCTTTTAGGTTGTAGTTTCAGTTTTGAAAGTTCAATGCTGCGGGCCGATGTGCCGGTGCGACACATCGAAGAAAACTGCAATGTGCCAATGTATATCACTAATATTGACTGTCAGCCGGCTGGGATGTTTAAAGGCCCGCTTGTCGTTAGCATGCGGCCGCTGCCGCCGGGTAAGGTGGTAAAAGCCGTTCAGATAACCTCGCGCTTCCCGGCAGTGCATGGAGCACCGGTCCATATCGGGGACCCGGCCCAGATAGGGATTAAAGATTTAAGCAAACCTGATTTTGGTGATGCCGTAACAATAAACCCTGGTGAGACGCCGGTCTTTTGGGCTTGCGGCTGTACGCCGCAGGCGGTAGCGATGGAGGCTAAGCCGGAGTTTATGATTACTCATGCTCCGGGACATATGTTTATAACCGATATCAAAGACGAGAGTATTGCAACGTTATAA
- a CDS encoding divalent metal cation transporter, whose product MSGPLLTPEQNARKVKRNWSVLLGAAFLMATSAIGPGFLTQTAVFTERFQANFAFAILASIIIDIGAQMNVWRVITMSGKRGQDIANMVFPGLGYFVIALIALGGLAFNIGNIGGCAMGFNVLFGADLKTGALISAGIGIAIFLYKEMGVAMDTFAKVLGGIMILLTGYVAMTSNPPVAEAAVKSVLPDNFDSLLLPMVTLVGGTVGGYITFAGGHRLLDAGVVGKENLGEVNRSAVTGIVVTGVMRVLLFLAVLGVVVAGYKLNPANPPASAFQIAAGDIGYKFFGMVLWAAGITSVVGCAYTTVSFLRSVHKWIDINVPKMIIFFIIASTAIFVTIGRPVNLLILAGSLNGLILPITLGTMLLAARNKRIIGDYKHPTWLMIFGILAVLITAWAGWQSLMGMQALLK is encoded by the coding sequence ATGAGTGGACCACTTCTTACACCAGAACAAAACGCCCGCAAGGTAAAAAGAAATTGGTCGGTGCTATTGGGAGCTGCTTTTCTAATGGCAACTTCGGCAATAGGACCAGGTTTCCTAACCCAGACAGCAGTATTTACCGAAAGGTTTCAGGCTAACTTTGCTTTTGCCATTTTAGCATCAATTATTATCGATATCGGCGCTCAAATGAATGTATGGCGGGTTATAACCATGTCCGGCAAACGTGGCCAAGATATTGCCAATATGGTTTTCCCGGGTTTGGGTTATTTTGTGATTGCGCTAATTGCTTTAGGCGGCCTAGCTTTCAATATCGGTAATATCGGCGGTTGTGCTATGGGCTTTAATGTTCTGTTCGGGGCAGATTTAAAAACAGGCGCTTTAATTTCTGCCGGTATTGGCATTGCAATTTTCCTTTATAAGGAAATGGGTGTTGCCATGGATACCTTTGCGAAAGTTCTTGGCGGCATTATGATCCTCTTAACAGGTTATGTTGCCATGACTTCCAATCCGCCGGTGGCTGAAGCAGCAGTCAAGAGTGTGCTCCCAGATAATTTTGATTCCTTGTTGCTGCCAATGGTAACTCTGGTTGGTGGCACTGTAGGCGGTTATATCACGTTTGCCGGCGGTCATCGACTCTTGGATGCCGGTGTCGTTGGCAAGGAAAATTTAGGTGAGGTAAACCGGAGCGCAGTGACCGGTATTGTAGTTACCGGCGTAATGCGGGTATTGCTGTTCTTGGCTGTACTAGGCGTTGTCGTTGCCGGCTACAAACTCAATCCGGCAAATCCGCCTGCTTCGGCATTCCAAATTGCGGCAGGAGATATCGGTTATAAGTTCTTCGGCATGGTCCTCTGGGCGGCTGGGATAACTTCAGTTGTCGGCTGTGCTTATACAACCGTTTCTTTCCTGCGTTCAGTTCATAAGTGGATTGATATCAATGTTCCTAAGATGATTATCTTCTTTATCATTGCCTCAACAGCAATATTTGTAACCATTGGCAGACCAGTTAATCTGCTCATTTTAGCCGGTTCACTTAATGGCCTGATTTTGCCGATCACATTAGGTACGATGCTGCTTGCCGCCCGTAACAAGAGAATCATTGGCGACTACAAGCATCCGACCTGGCTGATGATATTTGGTATCCTGGCCGTTCTTATTACAGCTTGGGCCGGCTGGCAATCGCTTATGGGGATGCAGGCCCTGCTTAAGTAG
- the pxpB gene encoding 5-oxoprolinase subunit PxpB produces MYNKARCLPAGDKSLVVEFGNEISEVINRRIRGMMIVLANQHIAGITELVPTYRSLTVYYDPLVINFDELCGIISDAEKNLSTLELPSPQVVEIPTVYGGEFGPDLEFVAQYHNLSVDEVIAIHTSTDYLIYMLGFTPGFTYLGGMSEKIATPRLKTPRTKIPKGSVGIAGNQTGMYPIDSPGGWQLIGRTPLPLYDPSREIPVMLRAGDYVRFIPIDADQYKLLESQISSGDYHPVTYQLNRRE; encoded by the coding sequence ATGTACAACAAGGCGCGCTGCCTCCCTGCCGGAGATAAAAGTTTAGTTGTAGAATTCGGCAATGAAATAAGTGAAGTGATTAACCGTAGAATACGTGGGATGATGATTGTGCTGGCTAATCAGCACATCGCCGGGATTACCGAATTAGTCCCGACCTATCGATCGCTGACTGTTTATTATGACCCGCTTGTTATTAATTTTGATGAACTATGCGGTATTATCAGCGATGCCGAGAAAAATCTGAGTACGTTAGAGCTGCCAAGTCCGCAGGTAGTAGAAATTCCGACTGTGTATGGCGGTGAATTCGGGCCCGATCTTGAATTTGTTGCTCAGTATCATAATCTTTCGGTTGACGAGGTAATTGCTATCCATACCTCGACGGACTACCTGATCTATATGCTGGGCTTCACACCAGGATTTACCTATCTAGGAGGAATGTCGGAGAAGATTGCGACACCGCGGCTCAAGACGCCGCGTACTAAGATTCCCAAAGGCAGTGTGGGAATTGCGGGTAATCAGACTGGGATGTATCCGATTGACAGTCCCGGCGGCTGGCAGCTCATCGGGCGTACGCCATTGCCGCTTTACGATCCTTCCCGGGAAATCCCGGTAATGTTGCGGGCTGGCGACTATGTGCGCTTTATCCCGATTGACGCCGACCAATATAAATTGCTGGAAAGTCAAATTAGCTCAGGGGATTATCATCCTGTGACCTATCAGCTGAATCGGAGGGAGTAA
- a CDS encoding biotin-dependent carboxyltransferase, translating to MRVLEVIEPGLLTTVQDLGRWGYQQYGVPVAGAMDGYALRLANRLVGNAENAAGLEVTMLGPVLRFCQSTLIVITGGDLMPQINGCSAAMWQTLAVESGDVLDFGGLQSGCRAYIAIAGGIDVPVIMGSRATYIRGQLGGYQGRQLKKGDYLESGNKTKDVAVGTRIPAELIPMYGDEYKVRVVLGPQDDYFPPESIAAFLSETYTVTTEADRMGYRLDGAKIAHKAAADIISDGISLGSIQVPGHGMPIVMLADRQTTGGYTKIATVISSDIPILAQAKPGDKLRFSEITVGEAHKILRETEIKLAAWNPSRSVEVLTSPCRRFRIKVDGCFYEVDVREG from the coding sequence ATGCGGGTACTGGAAGTAATAGAACCCGGTCTGCTGACAACGGTTCAAGATTTAGGTCGTTGGGGTTACCAGCAGTATGGGGTGCCGGTGGCAGGTGCAATGGATGGATACGCGCTGCGTCTTGCCAACCGCTTAGTCGGAAATGCGGAGAATGCGGCCGGTTTAGAAGTGACAATGCTAGGGCCGGTACTAAGGTTTTGTCAGTCGACCCTCATCGTGATAACCGGCGGTGATTTAATGCCGCAGATTAATGGATGCAGTGCCGCAATGTGGCAAACATTGGCTGTGGAGTCCGGTGATGTCCTGGACTTTGGGGGCTTGCAGAGCGGCTGCCGGGCTTATATTGCGATAGCCGGAGGCATTGATGTCCCGGTCATAATGGGGAGCCGCGCGACCTATATCCGCGGGCAGCTTGGCGGTTACCAAGGACGGCAGCTTAAAAAAGGTGATTACTTAGAAAGTGGCAATAAGACTAAGGACGTAGCAGTTGGTACCAGAATTCCTGCTGAGTTGATTCCGATGTACGGCGATGAATATAAAGTGAGAGTGGTTTTAGGCCCTCAAGATGACTACTTTCCTCCTGAAAGCATAGCCGCTTTTTTGTCCGAAACCTATACCGTAACAACCGAAGCTGATCGTATGGGGTATCGGCTTGATGGCGCTAAGATTGCCCACAAAGCTGCTGCCGATATAATCTCGGACGGAATAAGCCTGGGCTCTATTCAAGTTCCCGGTCATGGTATGCCGATTGTGATGCTTGCTGACCGGCAGACTACCGGGGGTTATACAAAAATTGCCACCGTGATTTCAAGCGACATTCCCATTCTTGCCCAAGCCAAGCCCGGTGATAAGCTGCGCTTTTCGGAAATAACAGTCGGCGAAGCGCACAAGATACTTCGTGAAACAGAAATAAAACTGGCGGCCTGGAATCCATCTCGATCAGTCGAAGTTCTAACGTCCCCCTGCAGAAGATTTCGGATAAAAGTCGATGGTTGCTTCTATGAGGTGGATGTCAGAGAAGGTTAA